The Vicia villosa cultivar HV-30 ecotype Madison, WI linkage group LG1, Vvil1.0, whole genome shotgun sequence genome includes a region encoding these proteins:
- the LOC131644726 gene encoding NDR1/HIN1-like protein 1 codes for MSVKECDHHRGRKRILFQRIFWGIIVFLFLVLLTILLIWAILRPTKPTFILSDITVSAFNVTQPNLLTTNFQVTIMSRNPNDHIGVYYDRLDTYVTYRSQQITYRTSIPPSYQGHKEVDVWSPAVYGTEVPVAPFNFQTLSQDQSNGNFFVTVKVDGRVRWKVGTFISGRYHLYVRCPAYISVRNDGNGVSMGANGVYIGANVVKYQMDQRCSVSL; via the coding sequence ATGTCGGTAAAGGAGTGCGATCACCACAGAGGAAGAAAAAGAATACTCTTCCAAAGAATCTTTTGGGGCATCATAGTGTTCCTTTTCTTAGTCTTACTCACAATTCTCCTAATATGGGCAATCCTAAGACCAACCAAACCAACCTTCATCCTCTCCGACATAACCGTCTCCGCCTTCAACGTCACGCAACCCAATCTCTTAACAACCAATTTCCAAGTAACCATAATGTCAAGAAACCCCAACGACCACATCGGCGTCTACTACGACCGCCTCGACACCTACGTCACCTACCGAAGCCAGCAGATCACTTACAGAACCTCCATCCCACCTTCCTACCAAGGCCACAAAGAAGTCGACGTGTGGTCACCAGCAGTTTACGGCACTGAAGTCCCTGTTGCTCCTTTCAACTTTCAGACTCTCTCACAGGATCAATCTAACGGTAACTTCTTTGTTACCGTTAAAGTTGACGGTAGAGTTCGTTGGAAGGTTGGTACTTTTATTTCTGGTCGTTATCATCTCTATGTTCGGTGTCCTGCTTATATCTCAGTTCGTAACGACGGTAACGGCGTTAGCATGGGAGCTAACGGCGTTTACATTGGAGCTAACGTCGTTAAGTATCAGATGGATCAGCGTTGCTCTGTTAGCCTTTGA